From a single Lentisphaera profundi genomic region:
- the tkt gene encoding transketolase, which yields MSQEKLKELSDHIAVLSAEGVQAANSGHPGMPMGCSDIGSVLWSKHLKHNPADSNWFNRDRFVLSAGHGSMFIYSLLHLFGYDVSKKDLQDFRQLGSKTPGHPEFGHTDGVETTTGPLGAGISNAVGMALAAKVQGEKFNTADHTIVDSNIYAICGDGCLMEGVSSEAASTAGHLGLDNLVLVYDSNSITIEGSTDLAFTEDVAMRFRAYNWEVIECNGNDLDAVDSALTLAKQSDKPVIIVATTIIGKGSPTKAGTHKVHGAPLGAEEVSGLRATLLGGEAFGVSDSVKDFCAITAAAGAEAQKVWEADFAAWSQANPELLKEWNAYQNHELPAEFSFPDFPVGESIASRKSSHMVLNSLAAQVPYLLGGSADLDCSNLTRLDAEGDINTGKFDGRNLHFGVREHGMGGIVNGMINFGGMRVYCSTFLVFADYMRPTIRLAALMNTPAIYIFTHDSFFVGEDGPTHQPVEHKAALECIPGLTVLRPADANEVKAAWEVAIRKTDGPTALLMSRQNLTTLAGTVDNDVAKGAYVVKAESGATIDLILMASGSEVDLAVQTANNLEADGKSVRVVSMPSSTLFEEQNAEYKESVLPGAVSSRFAIDYGSSISWYRYIGLQGASHCLDRFGECGPGGKVAEFFGYTVDALTTEVRDYLA from the coding sequence ATGAGTCAAGAAAAATTAAAAGAGCTTTCAGATCACATCGCAGTACTCAGTGCAGAGGGTGTTCAAGCCGCTAATTCAGGTCACCCAGGTATGCCAATGGGATGTTCAGACATCGGTAGCGTACTTTGGAGCAAGCATTTAAAACACAATCCAGCCGATTCAAACTGGTTCAACCGCGATAGATTCGTACTTTCCGCTGGTCATGGTTCTATGTTCATTTATTCGCTTTTACACCTTTTCGGTTACGACGTAAGTAAAAAAGATCTTCAAGATTTCCGTCAACTAGGTTCAAAAACTCCTGGTCACCCAGAGTTTGGTCACACTGATGGTGTTGAAACAACGACTGGTCCTTTGGGCGCAGGCATTTCAAATGCAGTTGGTATGGCACTTGCAGCTAAAGTCCAAGGCGAAAAATTCAATACAGCGGATCACACAATTGTTGATTCAAATATCTACGCTATCTGTGGCGACGGCTGTCTTATGGAAGGTGTTTCTTCAGAAGCGGCATCTACTGCTGGTCACCTTGGTCTTGATAACTTAGTTCTCGTGTACGATTCAAATAGCATCACAATTGAAGGCTCAACTGATCTTGCTTTCACTGAAGATGTAGCGATGCGTTTCCGCGCTTATAACTGGGAAGTTATCGAATGTAATGGTAATGATCTCGACGCGGTTGACTCGGCTTTAACTCTTGCGAAGCAATCTGATAAGCCAGTTATCATCGTTGCGACTACTATCATTGGTAAAGGTTCACCAACGAAAGCTGGGACTCATAAAGTTCACGGTGCTCCACTAGGTGCTGAAGAAGTTTCTGGTCTTCGTGCAACACTACTTGGCGGCGAAGCTTTCGGCGTAAGTGATTCGGTAAAAGATTTCTGTGCAATAACAGCTGCCGCTGGTGCTGAAGCTCAAAAAGTTTGGGAAGCGGATTTCGCTGCTTGGTCACAAGCTAACCCTGAACTTCTTAAAGAGTGGAACGCTTACCAAAACCACGAGCTTCCTGCTGAATTCTCTTTCCCTGACTTTCCTGTCGGCGAATCAATTGCTTCACGCAAATCTTCTCACATGGTTTTAAACTCACTCGCAGCACAAGTTCCTTACCTCCTAGGTGGATCTGCTGACCTTGATTGCTCAAACCTTACTCGTTTAGATGCTGAAGGCGATATCAATACTGGTAAGTTCGATGGTCGCAACCTTCACTTTGGTGTACGTGAGCACGGTATGGGCGGAATTGTCAATGGTATGATCAACTTCGGTGGCATGCGCGTTTACTGTTCAACTTTTCTTGTTTTCGCTGACTACATGCGTCCAACGATCCGCTTGGCAGCTTTGATGAATACTCCAGCAATTTACATTTTCACTCACGATTCCTTCTTCGTAGGTGAAGATGGACCGACTCACCAACCAGTAGAGCACAAAGCGGCTCTCGAGTGTATTCCTGGCCTTACAGTTCTCCGTCCTGCTGATGCTAACGAAGTTAAAGCTGCTTGGGAAGTTGCTATCAGAAAAACTGATGGTCCTACTGCGCTTCTTATGTCTCGTCAAAACTTAACGACTCTTGCGGGTACAGTTGACAATGATGTAGCTAAAGGTGCTTACGTCGTGAAAGCTGAAAGTGGCGCTACAATTGATCTTATCCTTATGGCTTCTGGTTCAGAAGTTGATCTAGCCGTTCAAACAGCTAACAATCTCGAAGCTGATGGTAAATCAGTTCGCGTTGTGAGTATGCCTTCTTCAACTCTTTTCGAAGAGCAGAATGCTGAATACAAAGAAAGCGTCCTTCCTGGCGCAGTAAGCAGTCGTTTTGCGATTGATTACGGTTCTTCAATCAGCTGGTACCGTTACATCGGACTTCAAGGTGCTAGCCACTGCCTAGATCGTTTCGGTGAGTGTGGACCGGGTGG